The following proteins come from a genomic window of Misgurnus anguillicaudatus chromosome 10, ASM2758022v2, whole genome shotgun sequence:
- the LOC129447688 gene encoding uncharacterized protein gives MFSKLCTVVILFSGFCATLCELSVSAYRGERANFECAYMADNIFSLKYFFKMTAGHNLNEIYTLNRRRFLQKGRVSITDDHQRKTLQVSIDSLSESDSGLYACAVGKGHNVETFVVVRLSVMMAPQKKVNSVRSSVPTERSFIKHTETSKCDMVTEPFTPTHSAITKMSNETDHSDWRWMALYVGPAVVIVAVLFGVLILVCCFRLRRRSLQNTRHRKSVCKPTGNSKTERTENQYNESHVRSKRHDSIYQELNKKQSDPIYECLNYKNNLKN, from the exons atgttcagCAAATTGTGCACTGTAGTCATTCTCTTCTCAG GATTTTGTGCAACACTCTGTGAACTCAGTGTAAGCGCATACAGGGGTGAAAGAGCCAACTTCGAATGTGCTTACATGGCAGACAACATCTTCAGTCTGAAATATTTCTTCAAAATGACAGCAGGACACAACCTCAATGAGATCTACACCTTAAATAGACGGAGATTTCTGCAGAAAGGCAGAGTATCAATAACTGATGATCATCAGAGAAAAACACTTCAAGTATCTATAGACTCTCTAAGTGAAAGTGATTCAGGACTTTACGCTTGTGCAGTTGGTAAAGGTCATAATGTGGAAACTTTTGTTGTGGTCAGACTTTCAGTAATGATGG CACCTCAAAAAAAAGTAAACTCAGTCAGATCTTCAGTCCCAACTGAGAGATCCTTCATCAAGCACACAGAGACATCTAAATGTGACATGGTGACAG AACCGTTCACACCAACACATTCAGCTATTACTAAAATGTCCAACGAAACAGATCATTCAG ATTGGAGGTGGATGGCTCTTTATGTTGGACCGGCTGTTGTTATTGTAGCAGTATTATTCGGTGTACTGATACTGGTCTGTTGCTTTAGACTCAGGAGAAGAT CATTGCAAAACACAAGACACAGGAAAAGTGTGTGTAAGCCG ACTGGTAATAGTAAAACCGAGAGAACTGAAAATCAATACAATGAATCACATGTCAGAAGCAAGCGTCATGACTCAATATACCAGGAGCTGAACAAGAAGCAGTCTGATCCAATTTATGAATGTTTAAACTATAAAAATAACCTTAAAAACTAA
- the LOC129447689 gene encoding uncharacterized protein isoform X1, whose protein sequence is MWSDDLQSDIQVYVFLFLCFFPAIGSIQGVQNTTQYDRGHDNLPSNGSHVAVSSRPDLLVSREISHNSTTTGQTYTEIFTTLTSNIISSTGNKQSTGFSDHLIILLYVMGCITLLPFGWILVLQYRKNRNAKKLTRRKSRSRSSRRERMESDYEKYPFDRQHDLKVTSTNLSEHPHNRPDLICGDQTDDDYEEPSKILSDPVYQTLDLSSQSDSIYHHLKPKSNKTQEV, encoded by the exons ATGTGGTCTGATGATCTTCAGTCTGACATACAAGTCTATGTGTTTCTATTTCTCTGCTTTTTTCCAGCGATTGGCAGCATTCAGGGTGTACAGAACACAACCCAATATGACCGTGGCCATGATAACCTACCATCAAA TGGTTCCCACGTTGCAGTCTCTTCCAGGCCTGATTTGCTTGTGTCCAGAGAGATTTCCCATAATTCCACAACAACCG GACAAACTTACACAGAGATCTTCACAACATTGACATCTAATATCATCAGCTCCACTGGAAACAAGCAATCTACAGGATTTTCAG ATCATCTGATAATTCTCCTCTATGTGATGGGTTGTATCACTTTACTGCCCTTTGGCTGGATTCTGGTActacaatacagaaaaaacagGAATG CAAAGAAATTAACAAGACGAAAAAGCAGATCCAGGAGCAGCAGACGGGAACGG ATGGAGAGTGACTATGAAAAGTATCCTTTCGATCGCCAACATGACCTCAAAGTGACATCCACTAATCTGAGTGAACATCCACACAACCGACCAGATCTTATCTGTGGCGACCAAACTGATGACGACTATGAAGAACCCAGCAAAATCCTATCAGATCCAGTTTATCAGACTCTAGACCTCAGTAGCCAATCGGATTCAATTTACCACCATCTAAAACCAAAAAGCAACAAAACACAAGAAGTGTGA
- the LOC129447689 gene encoding uncharacterized protein isoform X2, with translation MMMMTAPVIFLLSSIGSIQGVQNTTQYDRGHDNLPSNGSHVAVSSRPDLLVSREISHNSTTTGQTYTEIFTTLTSNIISSTGNKQSTGFSDHLIILLYVMGCITLLPFGWILVLQYRKNRNAKKLTRRKSRSRSSRRERMESDYEKYPFDRQHDLKVTSTNLSEHPHNRPDLICGDQTDDDYEEPSKILSDPVYQTLDLSSQSDSIYHHLKPKSNKTQEV, from the exons CGATTGGCAGCATTCAGGGTGTACAGAACACAACCCAATATGACCGTGGCCATGATAACCTACCATCAAA TGGTTCCCACGTTGCAGTCTCTTCCAGGCCTGATTTGCTTGTGTCCAGAGAGATTTCCCATAATTCCACAACAACCG GACAAACTTACACAGAGATCTTCACAACATTGACATCTAATATCATCAGCTCCACTGGAAACAAGCAATCTACAGGATTTTCAG ATCATCTGATAATTCTCCTCTATGTGATGGGTTGTATCACTTTACTGCCCTTTGGCTGGATTCTGGTActacaatacagaaaaaacagGAATG CAAAGAAATTAACAAGACGAAAAAGCAGATCCAGGAGCAGCAGACGGGAACGG ATGGAGAGTGACTATGAAAAGTATCCTTTCGATCGCCAACATGACCTCAAAGTGACATCCACTAATCTGAGTGAACATCCACACAACCGACCAGATCTTATCTGTGGCGACCAAACTGATGACGACTATGAAGAACCCAGCAAAATCCTATCAGATCCAGTTTATCAGACTCTAGACCTCAGTAGCCAATCGGATTCAATTTACCACCATCTAAAACCAAAAAGCAACAAAACACAAGAAGTGTGA